Proteins encoded within one genomic window of Planctomycetota bacterium:
- the ubiA gene encoding putative 4-hydroxybenzoate polyprenyltransferase yields MTSIHGAIREAARDIKLHHSVFALPFALLAACIAARTPSGIAWDQFAILLALVCVAMIAARTTAMLANRIADAGIDARNPRTSGRAIPSGRLLLAQAKLMAAASALLFFAACGAFGVLRGNWWPLMLSVPVLAWLVAYPLVKRVSWMCHVWLGLSLAMSAPAAALAVRPEGALQPVMWWLAGMILLWVAGFDVIYALQDVDIDRRDKLHSMPADLGEGRAMMVSRLMHGGAVACLVAAQLSCPALGRPFQIAIALAAGVLLAEHLTVRRWGTTRMALTFFTLNGVVSLMLGGAGILGLWMAAS; encoded by the coding sequence ATGACTTCCATTCATGGCGCCATCCGCGAGGCCGCCCGCGACATCAAGTTGCATCACAGCGTTTTCGCCCTGCCATTCGCCCTGCTGGCGGCCTGCATCGCGGCGCGCACCCCTTCGGGGATTGCCTGGGATCAATTCGCCATTCTGCTCGCCCTGGTCTGCGTCGCCATGATTGCGGCGCGGACGACGGCCATGCTCGCCAACCGGATCGCCGACGCGGGGATCGACGCGCGGAATCCGCGCACCTCGGGGCGGGCGATTCCGTCGGGGCGGCTGCTGCTGGCGCAGGCCAAGCTCATGGCGGCGGCGTCGGCGCTGCTTTTCTTCGCCGCGTGCGGCGCCTTCGGCGTGCTGCGCGGCAATTGGTGGCCGCTCATGCTCTCGGTGCCTGTGCTGGCGTGGCTGGTCGCCTACCCGTTGGTCAAGCGCGTCTCGTGGATGTGCCACGTGTGGCTCGGCCTGAGCCTGGCCATGAGCGCGCCCGCGGCGGCGCTGGCGGTGCGACCCGAGGGCGCCCTGCAGCCGGTGATGTGGTGGCTGGCGGGGATGATCCTGCTGTGGGTCGCGGGCTTCGATGTGATCTACGCCCTGCAGGATGTGGACATCGACCGCCGCGACAAGCTGCACAGCATGCCTGCGGACCTGGGCGAGGGCCGCGCAATGATGGTGTCGCGACTCATGCATGGCGGCGCCGTGGCCTGCCTCGTCGCGGCGCAGCTTTCGTGTCCCGCTCTGGGTCGGCCCTTTCAAATCGCCATCGCCCTGGCCGCGGGCGTGCTGCTGGCCGAGCATCTGACGGTGCGCCGCTGGGGCACCACGCGGATGGCGCTCACCTTCTTCACGCTCAACGGGGTCGTGAGCCTCATGCTCGGCGGCGCCGGCATCCTCGGCTTGTGGATGGCCGCCTCGTAG
- the proS gene encoding proline--tRNA ligase: protein MNQAAKNQNAKVQTAITPTREQNYAEWYQQVVKAADLAETSAVRGCMVIKPWGYAMWENIQRTLDRMFKATGHKNAYFPLFIPLSFLQKEATHVDGFAKECAVVTHHRLQMKDGKLVPAGELEEPLVVRPTSETIIGASFSKWVQSYRDLPLLINQWANIVRWEMRTRLFLRTTEFLWQEGHTAHATEAEAVEETMKMLGVYADFAENWMAMPVITGRKTDGERFPGAVDTYAIESMMQDRKALQAGTSHFLGQNFAKASEIKYLDQAGQLQHAWTTSWGVSTRLIGGLIMSHSDDDGLIVPPRLAPTHFVILPISPKPETQAAVLEACRKLAARLSEIPYAGRTIEVEVDTRDMRGGDKMWSWVKKGVPVRIEVGPRDLEQGVVSLSRRDRGVKERESIAPDAVVAGAVKLLEEIQSGMLAKARAFREAHTRKIDDPGEFRAFFTPKKEESDNAPTEIHGGFASCRFAMDVAAEEKLKNEMGVTVRVVPLDHEKDPGPCILTGKPAERRVIFAKSY, encoded by the coding sequence ATGAACCAAGCCGCCAAAAACCAGAACGCCAAAGTGCAGACCGCCATCACCCCCACCCGCGAGCAGAACTACGCCGAGTGGTACCAACAGGTGGTGAAGGCCGCCGACCTGGCCGAGACCAGCGCGGTGCGCGGATGCATGGTGATCAAGCCCTGGGGCTACGCCATGTGGGAAAATATCCAGCGCACGCTGGACCGCATGTTCAAGGCCACCGGCCACAAGAACGCCTACTTCCCGCTCTTCATTCCGCTCTCCTTCCTGCAGAAGGAGGCCACCCACGTCGATGGCTTCGCCAAGGAGTGCGCCGTGGTCACCCACCACCGCCTGCAGATGAAGGATGGCAAGCTGGTCCCCGCGGGCGAGCTTGAGGAGCCCCTGGTCGTGCGTCCGACCAGCGAAACAATCATCGGCGCCAGCTTCTCCAAATGGGTGCAGAGCTACCGCGATCTGCCGCTGCTGATCAACCAATGGGCGAACATCGTGCGCTGGGAGATGCGCACGCGGCTCTTCCTGCGCACCACCGAGTTCCTCTGGCAGGAGGGCCACACCGCCCACGCCACCGAGGCCGAGGCCGTCGAGGAGACCATGAAGATGCTCGGCGTCTACGCCGACTTCGCCGAGAATTGGATGGCGATGCCCGTGATCACGGGTCGCAAGACCGATGGGGAGCGCTTCCCCGGCGCGGTCGACACCTACGCCATCGAGTCCATGATGCAGGACCGCAAGGCGCTGCAGGCGGGAACCAGCCATTTCCTCGGGCAGAACTTCGCCAAGGCAAGCGAGATCAAGTACCTCGACCAGGCAGGACAGCTGCAGCACGCCTGGACCACCAGCTGGGGGGTGAGCACGCGGCTCATCGGCGGTCTGATCATGTCGCACTCCGACGACGATGGCCTGATCGTGCCGCCGCGCCTGGCCCCCACGCATTTCGTGATCCTTCCCATTTCGCCCAAGCCCGAGACGCAGGCTGCGGTGCTCGAGGCCTGCCGCAAGCTCGCGGCGCGCCTGTCGGAGATCCCCTACGCCGGCCGCACGATTGAGGTGGAGGTCGACACTCGCGACATGCGCGGCGGCGACAAGATGTGGAGCTGGGTGAAGAAGGGTGTGCCCGTGCGCATCGAGGTCGGCCCGCGCGATCTGGAGCAGGGGGTGGTCAGCCTCTCGCGGCGCGACCGCGGCGTGAAGGAGCGGGAAAGCATCGCCCCCGACGCTGTGGTCGCCGGTGCCGTGAAGCTGCTCGAAGAGATCCAGTCGGGCATGCTGGCCAAGGCCCGGGCTTTTCGCGAGGCCCACACCCGCAAGATCGACGATCCCGGCGAATTCCGCGCCTTCTTCACCCCCAAGAAAGAGGAGAGCGACAACGCCCCCACGGAGATCCACGGCGGCTTTGCCAGTTGCCGCTTCGCCATGGACGTGGCGGCCGAGGAGAAGCTCAAGAACGAGATGGGGGTCACGGTCCGCGTAGTGCCGCTGGACCACGAGAAGGATCCCGGCCCCTGCATCCTCACGGGGAAGCCCGCCGAGCGGCGGGTGATCTTCGCCAAGTCCTATTGA
- a CDS encoding serine/threonine protein kinase — protein sequence MAALPIELFGHRVIAKIGTGAASEVFVVQDIKSKQVWAMKRVVYVDDKSARFIEQVEQEYAIGSKLDHPNIRGINKLLRTKKLFKTTEVGLLMELVDAETMDQRMPRSIGEAANLFAQVARGLEHMNERGFVHGDMKPINVMVTEDRKVKIIDLGQACKIDEVKKRIQGTPGYIAPEQAHREAITPQTDVYNFGATIYWVMAGEVIPTALPPQGDNVPVSAVNTSMIKLPVPLKKRNPNIPEELSDLVQECVQLDPSDRAQGMGPIAERLELIAAALGDTHTGLASVGGK from the coding sequence ATGGCAGCCCTCCCCATCGAACTTTTTGGCCATCGCGTCATCGCGAAGATCGGCACTGGCGCCGCCAGCGAGGTCTTCGTGGTGCAGGACATCAAGAGCAAGCAGGTCTGGGCCATGAAGCGCGTGGTGTATGTGGACGACAAGTCCGCCCGCTTCATCGAGCAGGTGGAGCAGGAGTACGCCATCGGCTCCAAGCTTGACCACCCCAACATCCGCGGCATCAACAAGCTGCTGCGCACCAAGAAGCTCTTCAAGACCACCGAGGTGGGCCTGCTGATGGAGCTGGTCGACGCCGAGACCATGGACCAGCGCATGCCCCGCAGCATCGGCGAGGCGGCCAACCTCTTCGCCCAGGTCGCCCGCGGCCTGGAGCACATGAACGAGCGCGGCTTCGTGCACGGCGACATGAAGCCGATCAACGTCATGGTGACCGAGGATCGCAAGGTCAAGATCATCGACCTGGGCCAGGCCTGCAAGATCGACGAAGTGAAGAAGAGGATTCAGGGCACGCCCGGCTACATCGCGCCGGAGCAGGCGCACCGCGAGGCGATCACGCCCCAGACCGATGTCTACAACTTCGGCGCCACGATCTACTGGGTCATGGCGGGCGAGGTCATTCCGACGGCGCTGCCGCCGCAGGGCGACAACGTCCCCGTCTCCGCCGTGAACACCAGCATGATCAAGCTGCCCGTGCCGCTTAAGAAGCGCAACCCCAATATTCCCGAGGAGCTGAGCGACCTGGTGCAGGAGTGCGTGCAGCTGGATCCCTCCGACCGCGCGCAAGGCATGGGCCCGATCGCGGAGCGCCTGGAGCTGATCGCGGCGGCGCTGGGCGACACGCACACCGGACTCGCGTCGGTCGGCGGCAAGTGA
- a CDS encoding CHAD domain-containing protein: MKRSLPSPAAQLMERLLRQECESLHGRIAQALGGSARDCEEGILGFRRCIKRIRCALQLTAGGVGSMQRSDLDRLWAELARRLGVFRDSDAQQAKVGQLIERLPPHVREEVRQAWSAAITEPCVASSDADRKEVLRSLEADTERAIALTEALSLGDLTPSLLAGSVRHIWRRARVQSGKSWAGRSEAWLHSLRKKVQHTHIAFRLLRGRTGERGLKLEKGFDAAAKSMGELRDLSMLRRRFAAMELTRPLPPALALLRTEALRTELESVKEARKQVQKAFKSGMARVLREIEVQSGSM; encoded by the coding sequence GTGAAGCGATCCCTTCCATCGCCCGCGGCGCAATTGATGGAGCGACTACTGCGCCAGGAGTGCGAATCGCTGCACGGACGGATCGCCCAGGCCCTCGGCGGATCGGCGCGGGATTGCGAGGAGGGAATCCTCGGCTTCCGGCGCTGCATCAAGCGGATTCGCTGCGCGCTGCAATTGACCGCGGGGGGAGTGGGTTCAATGCAGCGGAGCGACCTCGATCGCCTCTGGGCGGAGCTCGCGCGCAGGCTCGGAGTTTTCCGCGACAGCGACGCGCAGCAGGCCAAGGTCGGACAATTGATCGAGCGTCTGCCGCCGCACGTGCGCGAAGAAGTCCGCCAGGCGTGGAGCGCCGCGATTACGGAGCCATGTGTCGCGTCGTCCGACGCCGATCGCAAGGAAGTGCTCCGGAGCCTTGAGGCGGACACCGAGCGGGCGATCGCCCTCACCGAAGCTCTGAGCTTGGGCGACCTCACGCCCAGCCTCCTCGCCGGATCGGTGCGGCACATCTGGAGGCGAGCCCGCGTCCAGTCGGGGAAGTCCTGGGCCGGCCGAAGCGAGGCCTGGCTGCATTCCCTGCGCAAGAAAGTCCAGCACACGCACATCGCCTTCCGGCTGCTGCGGGGGAGAACGGGCGAGCGCGGCTTGAAGCTGGAAAAGGGGTTCGACGCCGCCGCAAAATCCATGGGCGAACTCCGCGACCTCTCGATGCTCCGCCGCCGCTTCGCCGCGATGGAATTGACGCGCCCGCTCCCACCGGCCCTGGCACTCCTGCGAACCGAGGCGCTGCGAACCGAGCTCGAATCCGTGAAGGAAGCCCGAAAGCAGGTTCAAAAAGCCTTCAAGTCCGGCATGGCCCGCGTGCTCCGCGAGATCGAAGTCCAATCCGGCTCGATGTGA
- the metF gene encoding methylenetetrahydrofolate reductase [NAD(P)H], with translation MHIADILSRDSVTASFEFFPPRTDAGWDSLFHDIADFEKLQPSFVSVTYGAAGSTRTRTHELVAKLKSQTKLDPIPHLTCVSHGRGDIEEILTQYARSGVSNILALRGDAPVAGSGASDFPHAVDLVKCIRQFNERGVHSDRRGFGIGVAGFPEGHPETPNTLVQMDHLRAKVDAGADYICSQLFFDNAAFFDWQERCELAGIRVPVMAGIMPITSVAGLKRMADLAGGTRFPAKLLRAVQRCGDDAAAVERVGIHWATEQCLALLDKGVRGLHFYTLNKSAATRAIFQNLGVKSAAELR, from the coding sequence ATGCACATCGCGGACATTCTTTCCCGCGACTCGGTCACCGCGAGCTTCGAGTTTTTCCCTCCTCGCACCGACGCGGGTTGGGACTCCCTCTTTCACGACATCGCGGACTTCGAGAAGCTCCAGCCCTCGTTTGTCAGCGTCACCTACGGCGCGGCGGGAAGCACGCGGACGCGCACCCACGAGCTGGTCGCCAAGCTGAAGAGCCAGACCAAACTGGACCCGATTCCGCATCTCACCTGCGTCAGCCATGGCCGCGGCGACATCGAGGAGATCCTGACCCAATACGCACGGAGCGGCGTCTCCAACATTCTCGCCCTGCGCGGGGACGCGCCGGTGGCCGGCAGCGGGGCCAGCGATTTCCCGCACGCCGTTGACCTGGTCAAGTGCATCCGTCAATTCAACGAGCGCGGCGTCCACTCCGATCGGCGCGGCTTCGGCATCGGCGTGGCGGGCTTTCCCGAAGGTCACCCCGAGACCCCCAACACCCTGGTGCAGATGGATCATCTCCGCGCCAAAGTGGACGCCGGCGCCGACTACATCTGCAGCCAGCTCTTCTTCGACAACGCCGCGTTCTTCGACTGGCAGGAGCGCTGCGAACTCGCGGGCATCCGTGTTCCGGTGATGGCCGGCATCATGCCCATTACCAGCGTCGCCGGGCTCAAGCGCATGGCGGACCTGGCCGGTGGCACCCGCTTCCCAGCCAAATTGCTCCGGGCTGTGCAGCGCTGCGGCGACGATGCCGCGGCGGTGGAGCGCGTCGGCATCCACTGGGCGACCGAGCAGTGCCTGGCCCTGCTCGACAAGGGGGTGCGCGGTTTGCACTTCTACACGCTCAACAAGAGCGCGGCCACGCGGGCCATCTTCCAGAATCTGGGTGTGAAGAGCGCCGCGGAATTGCGCTAA
- a CDS encoding UbiX family flavin prenyltransferase, translating to MESKIIIVGISGASGAAYAQRLLEHLARAECEIHLVCSALGRRLLAEEVGIKKLDPDQLTGGRGGLLTVHNENDLGGPLASGSFRHDGMIVVPCSGNSLSKIAYGMTDNQLQRAAMVTLKERRRLVLAHRETPLSLVEIDAMRAATMAGAIVLPLSPGFYLNPKSIDDLLDFMSARMMDLLGVSHDLAVRWDEKLAGDRASRRS from the coding sequence ATGGAATCAAAAATCATCATCGTGGGCATTTCAGGCGCCAGCGGAGCCGCCTATGCGCAGCGCCTCCTCGAGCATCTGGCCCGCGCCGAATGCGAAATTCACCTGGTCTGCTCGGCGCTGGGCCGGCGCCTGCTGGCGGAGGAAGTCGGCATCAAGAAGCTCGATCCCGACCAGCTCACCGGCGGCCGCGGGGGGCTGCTGACCGTGCACAACGAAAATGACCTGGGAGGCCCGTTGGCCAGCGGATCCTTCCGCCACGATGGAATGATCGTCGTCCCCTGCTCGGGCAACTCCCTTTCCAAGATCGCCTATGGCATGACCGACAACCAGCTCCAGCGCGCCGCCATGGTGACCCTGAAGGAGCGGCGCCGGCTGGTCCTGGCCCACCGCGAGACGCCGCTGAGTCTGGTCGAGATCGACGCTATGCGCGCCGCGACCATGGCCGGGGCAATCGTGCTGCCCCTGTCGCCCGGCTTCTACCTGAATCCCAAGTCGATCGATGACCTGCTGGATTTCATGTCGGCGCGGATGATGGATCTGCTGGGCGTGTCGCACGACTTGGCGGTGCGCTGGGACGAGAAATTGGCCGGCGACCGGGCGTCGCGGCGATCCTGA
- the metG gene encoding methionine--tRNA ligase has product MSRTACITTPIYYVNDHPHIGHVFTTTLCDAWARAIRLQDGDVFFLTGTDEHGVKVEKSAAAHNMTPQAWADINAAEFQRALALFDLTNTDFIRTTQPRHEKQVQAFIERLQKSGALYKGAFEGWYDEGQEEYLTETRAKECDFKSSISGRPLVRAKEENWYFKLSAFSDRLKAHFEKQPGFVQPLARMNEVAGRLRDGLQDVPITRTNFKWGIPMPGDPGHVIYVWIDALFNYITALDYADDSAANTKRRYWPADWHVIGKEILWFHAVIWPAILMALELPLPKHIHAHSFWISEGQKMSKSLGNFIDLPTIEGYIAKYGLDAWRWFMLTRGPLDATDADFRAAAFHETYVADLVNTVGNCSSRVTAMIAKTFDGKMPADSEKGGPWPARCKQAVADWQRHFEHFHLSAAADDAMKLLREVDGFINQTEPFKLVKDPAQRDRVASILSQCLESVRIASLLLEPFLPQKMGEFSRLLGVPEDAKWDIRSQWGFLKPGAAVSKVALYPRVEAVIA; this is encoded by the coding sequence ATGTCCCGAACGGCCTGCATCACCACACCCATCTATTACGTCAACGACCACCCGCACATCGGCCACGTCTTCACGACCACGCTGTGCGACGCCTGGGCGCGGGCGATCCGCCTGCAGGATGGCGACGTCTTCTTCCTCACCGGAACCGACGAGCATGGCGTGAAGGTGGAGAAGTCCGCCGCCGCCCACAACATGACGCCGCAGGCGTGGGCCGACATCAACGCCGCGGAGTTCCAGCGCGCCCTCGCCCTCTTTGATCTGACCAACACCGACTTCATCCGCACCACCCAGCCGCGGCACGAAAAGCAGGTGCAGGCTTTCATCGAGCGATTGCAGAAATCGGGCGCGCTCTACAAGGGCGCCTTCGAGGGCTGGTACGACGAGGGCCAGGAGGAATACCTCACCGAGACCCGCGCCAAGGAGTGCGACTTCAAGAGCTCGATCAGCGGCCGGCCGCTGGTCCGGGCCAAGGAGGAGAACTGGTACTTCAAGCTGAGCGCCTTCAGCGACCGGCTGAAGGCCCACTTCGAGAAGCAGCCCGGATTCGTGCAGCCGCTGGCCCGCATGAACGAGGTGGCCGGCCGCCTGCGCGACGGCTTGCAGGACGTGCCGATCACGCGCACCAATTTCAAGTGGGGCATCCCGATGCCGGGCGACCCCGGCCACGTCATCTACGTGTGGATCGACGCGCTCTTCAACTACATCACGGCACTGGACTACGCCGACGACTCCGCGGCCAACACCAAGCGGCGCTACTGGCCCGCCGACTGGCACGTGATCGGCAAGGAAATCCTCTGGTTCCACGCCGTCATCTGGCCGGCGATCCTGATGGCCCTGGAGCTGCCGCTTCCCAAGCACATCCACGCGCACAGCTTCTGGATCAGCGAGGGCCAGAAGATGAGCAAGAGCCTGGGCAATTTCATCGACCTGCCGACGATCGAGGGCTACATCGCGAAGTATGGACTGGATGCGTGGCGCTGGTTCATGCTGACGCGCGGGCCGCTCGACGCCACCGACGCGGATTTCCGCGCCGCGGCGTTTCACGAAACCTACGTCGCCGACCTGGTCAACACCGTCGGCAACTGCTCCAGCCGCGTGACGGCGATGATCGCGAAGACTTTCGACGGCAAGATGCCCGCCGACAGCGAGAAGGGCGGCCCCTGGCCGGCGCGCTGCAAGCAGGCGGTCGCCGACTGGCAGAGGCACTTCGAGCACTTCCATCTTTCGGCGGCGGCCGACGACGCCATGAAATTGCTGCGCGAGGTGGACGGGTTCATCAACCAGACCGAGCCCTTCAAGCTGGTGAAGGATCCTGCCCAGCGCGACCGCGTGGCCTCCATCCTTTCACAGTGCCTGGAGAGCGTCCGCATTGCATCGCTGCTGCTGGAGCCCTTCCTACCGCAGAAAATGGGGGAATTCTCCCGGCTGCTTGGCGTCCCGGAGGATGCCAAATGGGACATTCGCTCCCAGTGGGGCTTTCTGAAGCCTGGCGCCGCAGTCTCCAAGGTCGCCCTCTATCCGCGGGTCGAAGCCGTCATCGCCTGA
- a CDS encoding redox-sensing transcriptional repressor Rex produces the protein MPNSERISKPAGRRMSLYFRVLQSQLDQAGASISSKELGARTGVKDAQVRKDLACFGSLGRPGVGYRVAELHGLLQKRLGMDQTWRTVLVGAGNIGRALLAYPRFRNEGFDFVAAFDAEKKTVGKRIAGLAIQPMSEMKKTVKQRRAQIGLIAVPPDAAAEVAQSLVEAGIQGILNFAPIRLQLPRGVAMVNVDFTDALEQLAFEIRMSTSLEGP, from the coding sequence ATGCCCAATTCCGAACGCATCTCCAAACCTGCGGGCCGCCGCATGAGCCTGTACTTCCGCGTGCTGCAGAGCCAGCTCGACCAGGCCGGCGCCTCGATCAGCAGCAAGGAGCTCGGCGCCCGGACCGGCGTCAAGGATGCCCAGGTGCGCAAGGATCTGGCGTGTTTCGGCTCGCTGGGGCGGCCCGGCGTCGGCTACCGCGTGGCGGAGCTCCACGGTCTCCTGCAGAAGCGCCTGGGCATGGATCAGACCTGGCGGACGGTACTGGTCGGGGCGGGGAACATCGGCCGCGCCCTGCTGGCCTACCCGCGCTTCCGCAACGAAGGCTTCGATTTCGTCGCGGCCTTCGACGCGGAGAAGAAAACCGTCGGCAAGCGGATCGCGGGGCTGGCCATCCAGCCCATGAGCGAGATGAAGAAGACCGTGAAGCAGAGGCGGGCCCAGATCGGACTGATCGCGGTGCCGCCGGATGCCGCCGCCGAGGTCGCCCAAAGCCTGGTCGAGGCCGGCATCCAGGGAATCCTGAATTTTGCGCCGATTCGGCTGCAGCTGCCGCGGGGGGTGGCCATGGTCAATGTAGATTTCACCGATGCGTTGGAGCAGCTCGCCTTCGAGATTCGAATGTCCACGTCCTTGGAGGGCCCGTGA
- the nusG gene encoding transcription termination/antitermination protein NusG, translating into MYRDGMDWFVLRVASNKENSVQSTLERKVQIEGMKHLVGRIMVPTEKTKTIKAGKQRVTETKLYPGYVFVEMKLEPDGRIPQDVFFLIKETTGVGDFVGTAGRPTPMAPPEVEKMLFDSKKPDESPTVRMEFVKGDAVIIKEGPFQNYEGTVDETLPDKGLVRVLVTIFGRQAPVELEYWQIAKAEK; encoded by the coding sequence ATGTATCGCGACGGCATGGACTGGTTCGTGCTCCGCGTCGCCAGCAACAAGGAGAACTCCGTGCAGTCCACGCTGGAGCGCAAGGTCCAGATCGAAGGCATGAAGCACCTGGTCGGCCGCATCATGGTGCCGACCGAGAAGACCAAGACCATCAAGGCCGGCAAGCAGCGGGTCACCGAAACCAAGCTCTATCCCGGCTACGTCTTCGTGGAAATGAAGCTGGAGCCGGACGGCCGCATTCCGCAGGATGTCTTCTTCCTCATCAAGGAGACCACCGGCGTGGGCGATTTCGTCGGCACCGCCGGACGGCCGACGCCGATGGCGCCGCCCGAGGTCGAGAAGATGCTCTTCGACAGCAAGAAGCCCGACGAGTCGCCGACAGTCCGCATGGAGTTCGTCAAGGGCGACGCGGTCATCATCAAGGAAGGCCCATTCCAGAACTACGAGGGAACGGTCGACGAGACCCTGCCCGACAAGGGCCTGGTTCGCGTGTTGGTTACCATCTTCGGCCGGCAGGCTCCTGTTGAGCTTGAATACTGGCAGATCGCCAAGGCCGAAAAATAA
- a CDS encoding peptidoglycan recognition protein family protein, with amino-acid sequence MALRIPIIKPAVLRRVVSRRTRTVWAGFALAATLTSSLLVLGDADGPRPLAMATLSVGSSDASILPREAKLDRQRWTSIVIHHSSTPAGDAASVARLQGASDAGGLGYHFIIGNGQGIADGGIEVASRWNRQEPGAHVASIARRGHSASGATLVSNSATPSADELNRHAVGICLIGNGDRRPFTANQMSELATLVRRLQKELNIPADRVYLHSDVAGVSSPGRFFSAADFEAQLVQTKS; translated from the coding sequence ATGGCCCTTCGAATTCCCATCATCAAACCGGCGGTTTTGCGGCGCGTTGTGTCGCGCCGCACGCGCACGGTCTGGGCGGGATTCGCGCTGGCGGCGACGCTGACCAGCAGCCTGCTGGTGCTGGGCGACGCGGACGGGCCGCGGCCTCTGGCCATGGCGACCCTCTCCGTGGGCTCCAGCGATGCGAGCATTCTTCCGCGCGAGGCCAAGCTGGACCGCCAGCGCTGGACCTCCATCGTGATCCATCATTCGAGCACGCCGGCGGGCGACGCGGCGTCGGTGGCGCGCCTGCAGGGTGCGTCCGACGCGGGCGGCCTCGGCTACCACTTCATCATCGGCAACGGCCAGGGCATCGCCGACGGCGGCATCGAAGTCGCAAGCCGCTGGAACCGGCAGGAGCCGGGGGCGCACGTCGCCTCCATCGCCCGGCGCGGCCATTCCGCCTCGGGCGCCACACTGGTTTCGAACAGCGCCACGCCCTCCGCCGACGAACTCAACCGCCACGCCGTGGGCATCTGCCTGATCGGCAACGGCGACCGCCGCCCCTTCACCGCGAACCAGATGAGCGAACTGGCCACGTTGGTTCGCCGTCTGCAGAAAGAGCTGAACATCCCCGCAGACCGCGTCTATCTGCACAGTGATGTGGCGGGAGTCAGCAGCCCGGGGCGATTCTTCAGCGCCGCGGACTTCGAGGCGCAGCTGGTGCAAACCAAATCTTGA
- a CDS encoding dCMP deaminase family protein, giving the protein MKSAGDEKWDIRFLRLADQIASWSKDPSRGVGAVIVSPARQIVATGFNGLPRGVEDRTDRLERPAKYELIVHAEMNAIIQCARNGVSPLGCAVFTTFSPCVACAIAMVQAGIARVVTWEPDLVGADAHWLESIKKAQAVLHESGVQYEVRARPAVESPSLR; this is encoded by the coding sequence ATGAAATCCGCCGGCGACGAGAAGTGGGACATCCGCTTTCTCCGGCTCGCCGACCAGATCGCCTCCTGGAGCAAGGATCCCAGCCGCGGCGTTGGCGCGGTGATCGTGAGCCCGGCGCGGCAGATCGTGGCCACCGGATTCAACGGTCTGCCGCGCGGCGTGGAGGATCGCACCGACCGGCTGGAGCGGCCCGCCAAGTACGAGCTGATTGTGCACGCGGAGATGAACGCGATCATCCAGTGCGCCCGCAACGGAGTGAGCCCGCTCGGCTGCGCCGTCTTCACCACCTTCTCGCCCTGCGTTGCCTGCGCGATCGCCATGGTGCAGGCGGGCATCGCACGAGTGGTGACCTGGGAGCCTGACTTGGTCGGTGCCGACGCGCACTGGCTCGAAAGCATCAAGAAGGCGCAAGCGGTGCTGCACGAAAGCGGCGTCCAGTACGAAGTGCGGGCGCGGCCCGCGGTCGAATCGCCTTCGCTGCGGTGA